A genomic region of Nostoc sp. UHCC 0702 contains the following coding sequences:
- a CDS encoding type I polyketide synthase — protein MSNIPGKTEQLPDAKRLLLAIKEAKAKLEAVEQDKTEPIAITGLSCRFPGSANNPQAFWQLLQNGVDAVTQVPPERWDIDTYYDSDPDAPGKMYARYGGFLENIDQFDPQFFNISPREAVSLDPQQRLLLEVSWEALENAGQIPERLAGSLTGVFVGITTNDYVRCLIQSGEANPIDAYYSTGNALNAAAGRLSYTLGLMGPSMAVDTACSSSLVAVHLACQSLRNHECRQALAAGVNLILAPENTIALSKARMMSVQGRCKTFDASADGIVRGEGCGVIVLKRLSHAIADGDHILALIRGSAVNQDGPSSGLTVPNKAAQQTLLKQALTAAKIAPTEVNYIEAHGTGTSLGDPIEVRALAGVFAEGRSPENPLRIGSLKTNIGHLESAAGIASLIKVVLSLQHQKIPPHLHLQQPSPYINWDTIPIVVNTELTPWQPGEKRRIAGVSSFGASGTNAHVVLEEAPAIAIDTTAKSLSERSLHILALSAKTPTALKQLAQQYQQHISTHPEQNLADICFSANCGRGDFGHRLSCVVSSRDELLEKLANNAGVWTGEHEGSTQPKIAYLMTGQGSQYVGMAKELYHSQPTFKQALDKCDQILSQYLDTSILDIIYPKTETSDKLEQTAYTQPALFAIEYALCQLWQSWGIAPSTVMGHSVGEYVAACIAGIFSLEDGLKLIAARGRLMQALPHNGAMAAVMADAGLVKQLISPEIAIAAINAPQNTVISGTKTAVNELCGKLHNQGIKTTALAVSHAFHSPLMQPMLAEFAHIAQQISYHPPQINIISNITGELVRDEMTTAEYWCRHILQPVQFAAGVRTLQQLNCQIWLEVGPKPVLLGMARQCLDNTEVDIVAWLPSLRPGQSDWQQILASLAQMYVAGVTVNWSGFDQDYERRRLLLPTYPFQRQRFWAETTTNQIYVKPARHGAQNKPLHPLLGSKLPSALKAIQFESEIHPDSPLFLKDHCVYGNVIVPGTAYIEMALAAGVKVFKSERVTLADITIHQPLILSANTNQKVQLILTAEESSAYSFEIFSLASDEDEIDATWLLHAAGKIILEEQNLDITQVDLATLKPQYTEEIAIADYYQQLSDRGLDYGTNFQGITQLWRQAENVLGEIQLPPGLTTTAANYHLHPVLLDGCFQTLGAIPQGDNQEDIYLPVGVERLRVHRRAGNHLWCHSQNLRLKAENQKVLVADLTLFDDSGAVIAEVEGLAIRQASRKALLRSLQQDVSQWLYQIAWQAQPLDTSALVSREQPGSWLIFSDRQIGTQLATQLNQQGDRTILVTPGANFQCVDAANYQINPLAPTDFQRLCQEITANLEFPVRGVVHLWSLLENPQMQTLPELSCGSTLHLVQALARAGWSQARLLLITQGAQSVGTISPLQVQQSALWGMGRVIALEHPDLQCICLDLDVREDNNVIASLVTELSAPDKENQIAYRQGLRYVPRLVRQQAIAAATSAPYQLRLTDYGILENLTLVPMTRQQPGANEVEIAVRATGLNFRDVLNALGMLQEYIEQLGIKSAADLPFGGECAGIVVAVGENVTEFQVGDQVIAAQAIGSFSSYVIVPTDFVAKIPAGLSFEQAATIPTTFLTAHYGLHHLAQIKPGDRVLIHAAAGGVGQAAIQIAQRAGAEIFATASPGKWDFLKAMGVVHIMNSRTLDFAGQIMAATSGEGVDIVLNSLNGDFIEQSFRVLKAGGKFIEIGKIGIWDQNQAQAKRPDVSYFPFDLLDISVNEPSKIKTLLTELMSDFADGTLGALPHKVFPIQDVASAFRYMAQAKHIGKVVVSLPAITSDAETTTPQPIRADSSYLITGGLGALGLQVAQWLVEQGAKHLVLTGRRGATEETRQIITQLEQQGTEVLILPADISQFADVSQILAKIQATMPPLRGIIHAAGVLDDGVILQQTWERLARVMGAKIAGAWHLHTLTQDLPLDFFVCFSSVSALLGSPGQSNYAAANAFMDALAHHRRALGLPGVSINWGPWAEAGMAAQLDKRDHTRWAAQGISPIASPKGLQILAEVLGQSIAQVAVLAVDWAKFLGQFPAETALPFLEVFTPATDTSSAQQSEFRQQLANTPPEAQKAFLVAYVRSHIGKVLGLSHGDQIGLHQGFADLGMDSLMAIEMKNRLQSSLGCKMPTTLAFDYPTVDALVNYLATEVLGIVETTPTSEQSTTDQETEEFSQALEELSQNEIADLLAQELATIEENKGK, from the coding sequence ATGAGCAACATTCCTGGAAAAACCGAGCAACTTCCTGATGCCAAACGGCTGCTATTAGCCATCAAGGAAGCCAAAGCTAAGTTAGAAGCCGTTGAGCAAGATAAAACCGAGCCAATCGCCATTACTGGTCTGAGTTGTCGCTTCCCTGGTAGTGCCAATAATCCCCAAGCTTTCTGGCAACTGCTACAAAATGGTGTAGATGCAGTCACCCAAGTACCGCCAGAACGCTGGGATATCGATACTTACTACGACTCAGACCCCGATGCCCCTGGGAAAATGTATGCTCGTTACGGCGGATTTTTAGAGAATATTGACCAATTTGACCCACAATTTTTCAATATTTCTCCCCGTGAAGCAGTCAGTTTAGACCCCCAACAACGGTTACTGTTAGAAGTCAGTTGGGAAGCATTGGAAAATGCTGGACAAATTCCCGAACGGTTAGCTGGTAGCCTGACAGGAGTGTTTGTAGGCATTACCACCAACGACTACGTGCGCTGTTTAATTCAATCCGGCGAAGCTAACCCCATTGATGCTTATTACAGTACAGGTAATGCCCTGAATGCTGCCGCCGGACGCTTATCTTACACCTTGGGTTTAATGGGGCCCAGTATGGCTGTGGATACCGCTTGCTCTAGTTCTTTGGTGGCTGTGCATTTAGCTTGCCAAAGCCTACGCAATCATGAGTGTCGCCAAGCATTAGCAGCTGGTGTCAACCTCATCCTCGCACCAGAAAACACCATCGCCCTGTCCAAAGCCAGGATGATGTCTGTGCAAGGTCGCTGCAAAACCTTTGATGCTAGTGCAGATGGGATTGTACGCGGTGAAGGTTGCGGTGTGATCGTCTTGAAACGTCTTTCTCATGCGATCGCCGATGGAGATCATATCCTCGCCTTGATTCGGGGTTCAGCAGTCAATCAAGATGGGCCTAGTAGCGGTTTGACTGTTCCCAATAAAGCTGCCCAGCAAACCCTGCTCAAGCAAGCACTGACAGCAGCCAAAATCGCACCGACAGAGGTAAATTATATTGAAGCCCACGGTACAGGCACTTCCCTCGGTGATCCCATAGAAGTGCGCGCACTGGCTGGGGTGTTTGCAGAAGGGCGATCGCCAGAAAATCCTTTAAGAATTGGTTCCCTCAAAACTAATATCGGTCACTTAGAATCAGCCGCAGGTATTGCCAGTCTGATCAAAGTTGTCCTGTCTCTGCAACACCAAAAAATTCCCCCACATTTACATCTGCAACAACCCAGCCCATATATTAACTGGGATACAATACCTATTGTAGTAAATACTGAACTTACACCTTGGCAACCAGGTGAAAAACGGCGGATAGCTGGTGTAAGTTCCTTTGGTGCGAGTGGGACAAATGCCCATGTGGTCTTAGAAGAAGCCCCAGCTATTGCTATAGATACGACGGCAAAATCACTGTCTGAGCGATCGCTACATATCCTCGCTCTGTCAGCCAAAACACCCACAGCCCTGAAGCAATTAGCACAGCAATACCAACAACACATCAGCACCCATCCTGAGCAAAATCTGGCTGATATTTGTTTTAGTGCTAATTGTGGTCGCGGAGATTTTGGGCATCGTCTCAGCTGTGTTGTCAGTAGCCGTGATGAATTACTAGAGAAATTAGCTAACAATGCAGGTGTATGGACTGGAGAACACGAGGGCAGCACCCAGCCAAAAATCGCCTATTTAATGACAGGGCAAGGTTCGCAGTATGTAGGCATGGCAAAAGAACTCTACCACAGCCAACCCACATTCAAACAAGCCCTCGACAAATGCGACCAAATTCTCAGTCAGTACCTGGACACATCGATTCTCGACATCATCTACCCCAAAACAGAGACAAGCGATAAATTAGAGCAAACAGCCTATACCCAACCAGCACTATTCGCCATCGAATACGCCCTATGTCAACTGTGGCAAAGTTGGGGCATAGCACCCAGTACAGTCATGGGACACAGCGTAGGGGAATACGTCGCCGCCTGTATCGCGGGGATATTCAGTCTAGAAGATGGATTAAAACTGATAGCCGCCAGAGGTAGGCTCATGCAAGCCCTACCGCACAACGGCGCAATGGCAGCAGTCATGGCTGATGCTGGCTTAGTCAAACAACTGATTTCCCCAGAAATAGCCATAGCCGCCATCAACGCACCACAAAACACAGTCATCTCCGGCACAAAAACCGCAGTCAATGAGTTGTGTGGCAAACTCCACAACCAAGGCATCAAAACCACAGCCCTAGCAGTCTCCCACGCCTTCCACTCACCATTGATGCAGCCGATGTTGGCAGAGTTTGCACACATAGCCCAACAGATTAGCTATCATCCACCCCAAATCAACATCATCTCCAACATTACAGGAGAACTAGTCAGGGATGAGATGACCACAGCCGAATACTGGTGTCGTCATATCCTGCAACCAGTGCAATTTGCGGCGGGAGTCAGAACATTACAACAACTCAATTGTCAGATATGGTTAGAGGTCGGCCCCAAACCAGTGTTGTTAGGGATGGCGCGGCAGTGTTTGGATAACACAGAAGTTGATATTGTGGCATGGTTGCCGAGTTTGCGCCCAGGACAGTCAGATTGGCAGCAGATATTGGCGAGTTTGGCGCAGATGTATGTGGCTGGGGTGACAGTTAATTGGTCAGGCTTTGACCAAGATTATGAGCGACGGCGCTTGTTGCTTCCGACTTATCCTTTCCAACGTCAGCGTTTTTGGGCGGAAACTACTACCAATCAAATTTATGTAAAACCTGCTCGGCATGGGGCACAAAACAAACCATTACATCCCCTACTTGGTAGCAAACTGCCATCGGCATTAAAAGCGATACAATTTGAGTCAGAAATTCACCCAGATTCCCCATTATTTCTCAAGGATCACTGTGTTTATGGCAATGTGATTGTGCCTGGCACAGCTTATATTGAAATGGCTTTAGCGGCTGGGGTGAAAGTTTTTAAATCTGAGCGTGTAACTTTGGCGGATATTACAATTCATCAGCCATTGATTCTGTCTGCAAATACTAATCAGAAAGTGCAGTTAATTTTGACTGCTGAAGAGAGTTCTGCTTACTCCTTTGAGATTTTTAGTTTGGCATCAGATGAAGATGAAATTGATGCCACATGGCTACTTCATGCTGCGGGCAAAATCATCTTAGAAGAGCAGAATTTAGATATAACTCAGGTTGATTTAGCAACATTAAAACCCCAATATACTGAAGAAATTGCGATCGCAGATTACTATCAACAGTTGAGCGATCGCGGGTTGGATTATGGTACTAATTTTCAAGGGATTACCCAACTGTGGCGGCAGGCTGAAAATGTTTTAGGTGAAATTCAGTTACCTCCAGGCTTGACGACAACCGCCGCTAACTACCATCTCCACCCGGTATTACTCGATGGTTGCTTCCAAACTTTAGGTGCAATTCCCCAAGGTGACAATCAAGAAGACATTTACTTACCAGTTGGGGTAGAACGTCTGCGGGTTCATCGTCGCGCCGGCAATCATCTTTGGTGTCACAGTCAGAATTTGCGCCTGAAAGCAGAAAATCAAAAAGTTTTGGTGGCAGACTTAACTTTATTTGATGACAGTGGCGCGGTAATTGCGGAAGTTGAAGGTTTAGCGATTAGACAAGCCAGCCGTAAAGCTTTATTACGCAGCTTGCAACAAGATGTTAGCCAATGGTTATATCAAATTGCTTGGCAAGCGCAACCCCTAGATACTTCCGCCTTAGTCAGCCGCGAACAACCAGGAAGTTGGTTAATTTTTAGCGATCGCCAAATCGGTACTCAATTAGCTACACAATTAAATCAACAAGGCGATCGCACCATTTTAGTTACTCCTGGTGCTAACTTCCAGTGTGTAGATGCAGCAAATTATCAAATCAATCCCCTTGCACCGACAGATTTTCAGCGTTTATGCCAAGAAATTACCGCCAATCTGGAGTTTCCGGTGCGGGGCGTGGTGCATCTGTGGAGTTTGCTGGAAAACCCCCAGATGCAAACTTTACCAGAACTCAGTTGTGGTAGTACCTTACATCTTGTTCAAGCATTAGCGCGTGCTGGTTGGTCACAAGCGCGTTTATTACTAATTACGCAAGGTGCGCAGTCTGTCGGGACGATATCACCATTGCAAGTACAACAATCAGCGTTATGGGGGATGGGTAGAGTTATCGCCCTGGAACATCCAGATTTACAGTGCATTTGTCTAGATTTGGATGTGAGGGAAGACAACAATGTGATCGCTTCCCTAGTTACCGAATTATCAGCCCCAGACAAAGAAAATCAAATTGCTTATCGTCAAGGTCTGCGCTACGTTCCCAGACTCGTCAGACAGCAAGCGATCGCCGCCGCTACATCCGCCCCCTACCAACTGCGGCTGACCGACTACGGTATTCTGGAAAACCTCACCCTCGTACCCATGACAAGGCAGCAGCCAGGAGCGAATGAAGTAGAAATTGCTGTCAGAGCTACCGGCTTAAATTTCCGAGATGTGTTGAATGCCTTGGGTATGCTCCAGGAATATATTGAGCAGCTTGGTATTAAATCGGCCGCAGATTTACCTTTTGGTGGAGAGTGTGCGGGAATAGTGGTTGCTGTGGGCGAGAACGTCACCGAGTTTCAAGTCGGTGATCAAGTGATTGCGGCTCAGGCGATCGGTAGCTTTAGTAGTTATGTCATAGTGCCGACTGACTTTGTAGCCAAAATACCCGCAGGTCTTAGCTTTGAACAAGCGGCTACTATCCCCACAACCTTCTTAACTGCCCACTATGGCTTACATCACCTCGCCCAAATCAAACCCGGAGACAGAGTATTAATTCATGCGGCTGCAGGTGGTGTGGGTCAAGCTGCCATCCAAATTGCTCAACGGGCAGGAGCAGAAATTTTCGCTACCGCCAGTCCGGGGAAATGGGATTTCCTCAAAGCAATGGGTGTGGTTCACATCATGAACTCCCGCACTTTAGACTTTGCCGGACAAATCATGGCTGCTACCTCCGGTGAAGGTGTTGATATTGTCCTCAATAGCCTAAATGGCGATTTTATTGAGCAGAGTTTTAGGGTGTTAAAGGCAGGCGGTAAATTTATCGAAATTGGCAAAATTGGCATCTGGGATCAAAATCAAGCACAGGCTAAAAGACCGGATGTGAGTTATTTCCCGTTTGACTTACTTGATATTTCCGTCAATGAGCCAAGTAAAATCAAGACGCTGTTGACAGAACTGATGTCAGATTTTGCGGATGGCACTTTGGGCGCACTACCTCACAAAGTCTTCCCCATCCAAGATGTTGCCAGTGCCTTTCGTTACATGGCGCAAGCCAAACATATTGGCAAAGTCGTCGTTTCTCTGCCAGCAATTACCTCAGATGCGGAGACAACAACACCCCAACCCATCCGTGCTGACAGTAGCTATTTGATTACTGGCGGTTTGGGAGCGTTAGGACTGCAAGTGGCGCAGTGGTTAGTAGAACAGGGTGCAAAACATCTAGTTCTCACAGGTAGACGAGGTGCTACAGAAGAAACACGGCAGATTATCACCCAACTAGAACAGCAAGGAACGGAGGTATTGATTTTGCCGGCGGACATCTCGCAATTCGCAGATGTGTCGCAAATCTTGGCGAAAATTCAGGCTACCATGCCACCCTTGCGCGGAATTATCCATGCTGCTGGTGTCCTAGATGATGGGGTGATATTGCAGCAAACTTGGGAAAGATTGGCGCGAGTCATGGGTGCGAAGATAGCAGGTGCTTGGCATTTGCATACACTCACCCAAGATTTACCACTGGATTTCTTTGTGTGCTTCTCTTCTGTCTCCGCCTTACTGGGTTCTCCTGGTCAAAGTAACTACGCGGCTGCTAACGCCTTTATGGATGCCCTCGCACATCATCGTCGCGCCTTGGGTTTACCCGGTGTCAGTATTAACTGGGGCCCCTGGGCAGAAGCGGGGATGGCGGCACAATTAGACAAGCGAGACCATACACGCTGGGCAGCCCAAGGCATTAGTCCCATTGCTAGCCCAAAAGGGTTGCAGATACTGGCTGAGGTATTGGGGCAAAGCATCGCTCAGGTAGCAGTTTTAGCGGTAGATTGGGCAAAATTCCTGGGACAATTCCCAGCTGAAACTGCTCTCCCATTCTTAGAGGTGTTTACCCCGGCTACAGATACCTCCTCTGCTCAACAATCAGAGTTTCGTCAACAACTAGCAAATACACCACCTGAAGCACAAAAAGCTTTCTTAGTTGCCTATGTGCGATCGCACATAGGCAAGGTTTTAGGTTTAAGTCACGGCGACCAAATTGGTTTACATCAAGGCTTTGCCGATTTGGGTATGGATTCACTGATGGCGATAGAAATGAAAAATCGCCTACAAAGTAGTTTGGGTTGCAAAATGCCCACAACTTTGGCCTTTGACTATCCTACAGTCGATGCCCTGGTGAATTATTTAGCTACAGAAGTCCTCGGTATTGTCGAAACCACTCCTACCAGTGAACAATCAACTACAGACCAAGAAACTGAGGAGTTTTCACAAGCTTTAGAAGAGCTATCCCAAAACGAAATTGCCGACCTGCTGGCGCAAGAACTAGCGACTATTGAGGAGAATAAGGGGAAATGA